From ANME-2 cluster archaeon, a single genomic window includes:
- the rpmC gene encoding 50S ribosomal protein L29, whose protein sequence is MAILRVDEIRNMSREERLDELDTLNAELIRERAIASAGGAPENPGRIGEIRRTIARVMTIQNEIGE, encoded by the coding sequence ATGGCCATACTGCGAGTGGATGAGATACGGAACATGAGCCGCGAGGAGAGGCTGGATGAACTGGATACTCTCAACGCTGAACTCATAAGGGAACGTGCCATTGCTTCTGCTGGTGGTGCACCTGAAAATCCGGGCCGCATTGGAGAGATACGCAGGACCATTGCACGGGTCATGACCATTCAGAATGAAATTGGTGAATAA
- a CDS encoding 50S ribosomal protein L32e, protein MKDAIIEEFTSLKGVGESKAKALYEAGYTSFEDLKKATVEELSEIKGITKALAGQILDEVSHFIDEVNAEEELEEEVEKNTELIPTAELEMGPESKRLLNVRKRQKLKKPHFVQTDQHKKKKLKDTWRKPRGLHNKKRQYILGKGEIARVGYGSPVAVKGLHPSGFEEVLLSRAQDLDNVDPATQAVRIARTVGQRKRIDIVKKAQSLGLKILNLPYQEEVQ, encoded by the coding sequence ATGAAAGATGCGATAATCGAAGAATTCACTTCACTCAAAGGGGTCGGCGAATCCAAGGCTAAGGCTCTGTATGAAGCAGGATATACTTCATTTGAGGACCTGAAAAAAGCCACAGTCGAGGAGTTATCTGAAATCAAAGGGATAACGAAGGCACTGGCTGGGCAGATATTGGATGAAGTGTCTCATTTCATAGATGAAGTCAATGCTGAAGAGGAATTGGAAGAAGAAGTTGAGAAAAATACGGAACTTATCCCAACTGCAGAACTTGAGATGGGACCTGAATCAAAGAGGCTTCTCAATGTCAGGAAGAGGCAGAAACTCAAGAAACCACACTTTGTCCAGACTGACCAGCATAAGAAAAAGAAATTAAAGGATACCTGGAGAAAGCCAAGAGGACTGCATAATAAGAAACGGCAATATATCCTTGGCAAAGGTGAGATCGCACGAGTCGGATATGGAAGTCCTGTTGCAGTAAAAGGACTGCATCCGTCAGGCTTTGAGGAAGTACTCTTATCCAGGGCCCAGGACCTTGACAATGTTGATCCGGCCACGCAGGCCGTTCGTATTGCAAGGACCGTAGGACAGCGAAAACGCATAGATATTGTGAAGAAAGCACAGAGCTTGGGACTGAAGATACTCAATCTACCATATCAAGAGGAGGTGCAGTGA
- the rplX gene encoding 50S ribosomal protein L24: protein MKSTQPRKQRKARYNATLHQRQKLLSASLSHELRAKYNRRNLPVREGDTVMVMRGDHTGTEGKVELVNLKHTTIVVEGVSVPKADGTEVPRPVHPSNVMITKLNLSDEMRELTLSRGGEEQ from the coding sequence ATAAAATCAACACAACCAAGAAAACAGAGAAAAGCTCGTTATAATGCAACGTTGCATCAGCGCCAGAAATTGCTGAGCGCTTCCCTGTCACATGAGTTGCGTGCAAAGTATAACAGACGCAACCTGCCTGTCAGGGAAGGAGATACTGTCATGGTCATGCGAGGGGATCACACTGGTACTGAAGGAAAGGTGGAACTGGTAAATTTAAAACACACTACTATTGTTGTGGAAGGTGTAAGTGTACCAAAAGCAGATGGCACTGAAGTACCCAGACCTGTACATCCATCCAATGTAATGATTACCAAGCTTAATCTCAGTGACGAAATGAGAGAACTGACACTATCACGAGGAGGCGAAGAACAGTGA
- a CDS encoding 50S ribosomal protein L19e: MSDLKNQKKIAASVLKVGVNRIWLNPEAAGDIANAITREDIRGLISSGAVKARPVKGVSRGRARKVDVKRAYGHRKGHGSRSGAKGARNPRKQQWITKIRALRKKLRELKTDGTLDKSAYCTMRRKAKGGVYRNVAHMEAHIESIEHTET, translated from the coding sequence ATGTCAGACCTCAAGAACCAGAAGAAAATTGCAGCAAGTGTGCTGAAAGTCGGGGTGAACCGGATCTGGCTCAACCCTGAAGCAGCAGGCGACATTGCTAATGCTATCACCCGTGAAGATATAAGAGGACTTATTTCCAGCGGTGCTGTAAAAGCCAGACCTGTGAAAGGCGTGTCCAGGGGACGTGCCCGGAAGGTAGATGTCAAAAGGGCATACGGACATCGCAAAGGTCACGGTTCAAGAAGTGGCGCCAAAGGCGCACGCAATCCCAGAAAACAGCAATGGATCACGAAGATACGTGCCCTGAGGAAAAAGTTACGTGAACTGAAAACTGACGGTACGCTGGATAAATCGGCTTACTGTACCATGCGCCGCAAGGCAAAAGGTGGCGTGTACAGGAACGTGGCACACATGGAAGCTCATATTGAATCCATTGAACATACGGAGACGTGA
- a CDS encoding 50S ribosomal protein L5 → MCSLLELINQNSIWEVLSVSESNVMRTPRVDKLTVHIGVGESGDNLNKAEDILNTIAHQQGVRTMAKRTFLAFHIKKHEPIGCKVTLRGELAESFLRTSLGIIENQLKESQFDKTGNFSFGIEEHTDFPEMKYDPNIGIYGMDVTVSLVRPGYRVSRRRIQKQKVPNRHKLTKQDAIAYVKDAYGVEVLA, encoded by the coding sequence ATGTGTTCGTTGTTGGAACTGATAAACCAGAATTCAATCTGGGAGGTGTTGTCCGTGAGTGAAAGTAATGTAATGAGGACGCCAAGGGTCGATAAACTCACAGTCCATATTGGTGTGGGTGAGAGTGGTGATAACCTCAACAAAGCTGAGGATATCCTCAATACGATTGCCCACCAGCAAGGGGTAAGGACCATGGCCAAGCGAACATTTCTGGCGTTCCATATAAAGAAGCATGAACCTATTGGCTGCAAAGTTACCTTGAGGGGTGAATTGGCAGAGAGTTTCCTGAGGACCAGTCTTGGCATCATTGAGAACCAGTTAAAAGAATCACAATTCGATAAAACCGGCAATTTCAGTTTTGGGATTGAAGAACATACTGACTTCCCTGAAATGAAGTATGACCCCAATATCGGAATTTATGGTATGGATGTAACCGTATCCCTGGTCCGACCCGGGTATCGGGTTAGCAGGCGCAGAATACAAAAACAAAAGGTTCCAAACCGCCATAAGTTAACCAAACAGGATGCCATTGCCTATGTTAAGGATGCATATGGCGTGGAGGTGCTGGCATGA
- a CDS encoding 50S ribosomal protein L30, with amino-acid sequence MYTVVRLRSTVNTRPEIRDTLKMLRLNKVNHCVVLNENPQNKGMILKVKDYVAWGNITPEALAQLMHKRGELKGGARLTNEYVKENTSFTDIDALAQAIHAGNVSVKDVPQLKPLFRLHPPRKGHRGIKKSVAEGGVLGYHGDDINTLLHKMR; translated from the coding sequence ATGTACACGGTAGTGCGGCTTAGAAGTACGGTAAATACCAGGCCAGAGATAAGGGATACTCTTAAGATGCTCAGGTTGAACAAGGTCAATCATTGTGTTGTCCTGAATGAGAATCCCCAGAACAAAGGCATGATACTGAAGGTTAAGGATTACGTGGCATGGGGCAATATCACCCCGGAAGCTCTGGCCCAGTTAATGCATAAAAGGGGCGAATTGAAGGGCGGTGCACGGTTGACAAACGAGTATGTGAAGGAGAATACATCATTCACTGATATTGATGCCCTGGCACAGGCCATCCATGCAGGTAATGTTTCCGTAAAGGATGTACCGCAGCTTAAACCGCTGTTCAGGCTTCACCCTCCCAGAAAAGGACACAGGGGTATAAAGAAGAGTGTAGCTGAAGGTGGAGTTCTGGGCTATCATGGCGATGATATAAATACTTTACTTCACAAGATGAGGTGA
- a CDS encoding ribonuclease P protein component 1 translates to MQITPQNLIHHELIGLEAEVVGCTNSAQIGIRGKVINETRNTIRIDVGNRCVKTVPKSHTQFMFTIPASDGRRYLPVTSVWVKVDGTLLLSQPENRIQSKFKKTIRRRINL, encoded by the coding sequence ATGCAGATAACACCCCAAAACCTCATCCACCATGAATTGATAGGGCTTGAGGCTGAGGTGGTGGGTTGCACCAATTCTGCTCAAATAGGAATAAGAGGAAAGGTGATTAACGAAACGAGAAACACGATACGCATTGATGTGGGTAACAGGTGCGTTAAGACCGTACCCAAATCCCATACTCAATTCATGTTCACAATACCCGCAAGTGATGGTAGACGTTACCTGCCAGTCACGAGCGTGTGGGTTAAAGTGGATGGAACTTTATTGCTCTCACAACCCGAAAATCGCATTCAATCAAAGTTCAAGAAAACTATCAGGCGGAGAATAAATCTCTGA
- a CDS encoding 30S ribosomal protein S8: protein MVLLDPLADALSTMKNAESTGKSHCIIHPASKLIGNVLKVMQDMGYVGQYEFIDDGMAGMIKVELIGKINKCGVIKPRSAVGYRDFEKWEKRYLPASNFGALILTTPNGVQSQHDARAQTVGGQLLAYVY, encoded by the coding sequence ATGGTATTATTAGACCCACTGGCAGACGCCCTCTCCACAATGAAGAATGCTGAGAGCACAGGTAAGTCCCACTGCATCATTCATCCTGCCTCCAAATTGATCGGAAATGTACTGAAGGTCATGCAGGATATGGGATATGTGGGACAGTACGAGTTCATTGATGACGGCATGGCCGGTATGATCAAAGTGGAACTTATTGGAAAGATAAACAAATGCGGAGTCATAAAACCCAGATCAGCAGTTGGGTACAGAGACTTTGAGAAATGGGAGAAACGCTACCTCCCGGCAAGTAATTTCGGTGCACTGATACTGACTACACCAAATGGTGTGCAGTCTCAACATGACGCCAGGGCCCAGACGGTTGGCGGCCAGTTGCTTGCATACGTGTATTGA
- a CDS encoding 50S ribosomal protein L6 yields MAKEIKRAVEIPGEVKVVMEGSMCTVTGPKGTISRSLWYPGIIIELVDNQITVDSPNPRKKQQAMIGTISSHINNMVRGVTVGFSYTMKMVYSHFPIQLKVEGGALNIGNFLGEKKPRKARIMGETKVDVKGDEVVVTGINIEDVGQTAANIQQATKIKRFDPRVFQDGIYVVEKARA; encoded by the coding sequence ATGGCAAAGGAGATAAAAAGAGCCGTGGAAATCCCCGGTGAGGTGAAAGTGGTGATGGAGGGCAGTATGTGTACTGTAACAGGTCCAAAAGGCACCATTTCCCGCTCACTCTGGTATCCCGGTATCATTATAGAACTGGTTGATAACCAGATTACGGTGGATTCACCCAATCCGAGGAAAAAACAGCAGGCCATGATCGGTACCATTTCGTCCCACATTAACAATATGGTACGAGGTGTCACTGTTGGATTTTCCTATACTATGAAAATGGTATATTCTCACTTCCCTATCCAGTTGAAAGTTGAGGGTGGTGCCCTGAATATCGGGAATTTCCTTGGCGAGAAAAAGCCGAGGAAGGCCAGGATAATGGGAGAGACAAAGGTGGATGTTAAAGGAGATGAGGTAGTGGTAACCGGTATCAACATTGAAGATGTTGGTCAGACCGCTGCTAATATCCAGCAGGCGACCAAGATAAAGAGATTTGACCCAAGGGTATTCCAGGATGGAATATATGTGGTGGAGAAAGCGAGAGCGTAG
- a CDS encoding 30S ribosomal protein S17, whose amino-acid sequence MTRNIGLDVDAPSEECIDINCPFHGTLSVRGQVFTGSVVASKMDKTVVVKRVFEKLIPKYERLEKRQSKIHAHNPPCIDAKEGDEVKIAECRPLSKTKTFVVIEVTK is encoded by the coding sequence ATGACACGAAATATAGGGCTGGACGTCGACGCTCCTTCAGAGGAGTGCATTGACATCAACTGTCCTTTCCATGGTACATTATCCGTAAGGGGCCAGGTTTTTACCGGGTCGGTAGTGGCCAGTAAAATGGATAAGACAGTTGTAGTGAAACGGGTTTTCGAGAAGCTCATCCCAAAATATGAGAGACTCGAAAAGAGACAATCAAAGATTCATGCCCATAACCCCCCATGCATTGATGCAAAAGAGGGAGATGAGGTAAAGATTGCAGAATGCAGGCCATTGAGCAAGACCAAGACCTTTGTTGTGATCGAGGTGACGAAATGA
- a CDS encoding 50S ribosomal protein L22, with protein MSRIQYSVQADPETTSTAMGHELHISPRHSREICRAIKGMKSERAKQYLKEVAALKTAVPFKRHNDSMGHRRGPMAAGRYPQKAAKEFIKILVNAEANAEYKGLDPQHMKISHISTKQGRVIHGYMARARGSSSPKNTETVNIEVVLQEVQ; from the coding sequence ATGTCAAGAATTCAATATTCAGTTCAGGCAGACCCGGAAACTACATCCACTGCAATGGGTCATGAATTACATATATCACCCAGGCATTCCAGGGAGATATGCAGGGCTATCAAGGGTATGAAGAGCGAACGTGCAAAACAGTACCTTAAAGAGGTTGCTGCCCTTAAAACGGCAGTTCCGTTCAAGCGACATAATGACAGTATGGGACACCGCAGAGGTCCCATGGCCGCGGGAAGGTACCCCCAGAAAGCTGCAAAGGAATTTATCAAAATACTGGTGAATGCAGAGGCTAACGCCGAATATAAGGGGCTTGACCCCCAGCATATGAAGATCAGTCACATTTCAACCAAACAGGGACGTGTGATACATGGTTATATGGCCAGGGCACGGGGTAGCTCTTCACCCAAGAACACTGAAACCGTGAACATAGAAGTAGTACTCCAGGAGGTGCAGTGA
- a CDS encoding 30S ribosomal protein S14: MNQDTVAQNEHKFGRGANECKRCGRKQGLVRKYGIYLCRQCFREVAPDMGFTKNS; encoded by the coding sequence ATGAATCAAGATACAGTAGCCCAAAATGAACATAAGTTCGGCCGGGGTGCTAATGAATGCAAGAGATGCGGCCGGAAACAGGGACTTGTAAGGAAATATGGAATATACCTGTGTCGTCAGTGTTTCAGAGAAGTTGCTCCCGACATGGGATTTACTAAGAATTCATGA
- a CDS encoding 50S ribosomal protein L18: protein MATGPRYKVAFRRRREGRTDYHQRLKLLVSKQARVVARRSLKHMKLQLVVPKPEGDRTLVHADSTELGSYGYTGPTGNTPSAYLTGLLFGYKAQKAGYENAVLDMGLQVSSKGSRIYAALKGIVDSGLDVPHNPEIFPGEPRIRGEEIKEYTGIDIPAMFDETLAKIKNEFGED, encoded by the coding sequence ATGGCAACAGGACCTAGATACAAAGTAGCATTCAGACGTAGAAGAGAAGGGAGGACCGATTATCATCAGCGGCTCAAATTGTTGGTGTCTAAACAGGCCCGGGTAGTAGCACGCAGGAGCTTGAAACATATGAAGCTCCAGCTGGTAGTACCAAAGCCTGAAGGCGACCGGACTTTAGTTCATGCTGATTCTACCGAACTCGGTAGTTATGGTTATACCGGTCCCACGGGAAATACTCCATCAGCATACCTTACAGGTCTGCTTTTCGGATATAAGGCTCAAAAGGCCGGATATGAGAACGCAGTGCTGGATATGGGACTTCAGGTTTCATCAAAAGGCAGCCGGATATATGCTGCCCTGAAAGGCATTGTGGATTCTGGTCTGGATGTACCCCATAATCCCGAGATATTTCCTGGTGAGCCCAGAATAAGGGGCGAAGAGATAAAGGAATATACCGGGATTGATATCCCTGCCATGTTCGATGAGACCCTGGCAAAGATCAAAAATGAATTTGGGGAGGATTAA
- a CDS encoding 30S ribosomal protein S4e, giving the protein MSRHLKRIASPKSWPVSKKTNIWITKSNPGPHSGKQALPLGVLLRDLLKLADNSREVKRILHEGNVLVDGIVRRDHKFPVGVFDVIQIPKLAISYRILLDPKGRLTVNKLDLENPKKPCKILNKTTVKGAKVQLNLHDGTNIIASNDYKSNDTVILNIPDKSIHKHIKYENGNKAVITGGTHSGELASITDIKKVRSSRHNMVLLTRDDGTDFETIEDYVFVVGTDKPEFNLGGVVRE; this is encoded by the coding sequence GTGAGCAGACATCTTAAAAGAATCGCTTCTCCAAAGAGTTGGCCTGTATCCAAGAAGACAAATATCTGGATCACCAAATCCAATCCAGGACCCCATTCTGGTAAACAAGCACTACCCCTGGGAGTCCTTTTAAGGGATCTCCTGAAACTGGCAGATAATTCGAGGGAAGTCAAACGAATTTTACATGAAGGCAATGTGCTGGTTGATGGTATCGTAAGGAGAGATCATAAATTCCCTGTGGGTGTCTTTGATGTTATCCAGATTCCAAAGCTTGCGATAAGTTACAGGATACTCCTGGACCCTAAAGGCAGGTTAACGGTCAATAAGCTGGATTTGGAAAATCCAAAGAAACCCTGCAAGATACTGAACAAAACCACGGTAAAAGGCGCAAAGGTACAATTGAACCTTCATGATGGAACAAATATCATTGCCAGTAATGACTACAAGTCTAACGATACGGTCATCTTGAATATACCTGATAAAAGTATTCACAAGCATATCAAGTACGAAAATGGTAATAAGGCAGTCATCACAGGGGGTACCCATTCAGGGGAACTTGCCAGTATCACTGATATTAAGAAAGTGCGCAGTAGCAGGCACAACATGGTCTTGCTTACGCGGGATGATGGTACTGATTTCGAGACTATCGAAGATTATGTGTTCGTTGTTGGAACTGATAAACCAGAATTCAATCTGGGAGGTGTTGTCCGTGAGTGA
- a CDS encoding 30S ribosomal protein S3 has protein sequence MGVERKFVQDGLTKAMINEYFTKQLERAGYGGMIMNRTPMGTQITLLAEKPGMVIGKGGKTIQRLTRDMSYLFNVDNPQIEVQEVKVPELNAQMMANRLANALERGWYFRKAGHNMLSRIMESGALGCQIIISGKLTGPRSRISKMVDGYIKHAGKPAEELVDTGYAMAVKKLGAIGCCVRIVPPGTVLPGKFHMLKETAPVAPEIAGPEAKKSIKEVVEKAPDKKKAEMTNLRQVGSIWEHRHDDMDWHPMSRPHDAPATAKPEKVGEAKSSKGTSVGDEIPAKPLAGTVAQPESEKLVSEQTRMNNDVEEHKHEGYDYWHPSKRVHKADGDDE, from the coding sequence ATGGGAGTTGAGAGAAAGTTCGTACAGGACGGGCTTACCAAAGCAATGATCAACGAGTATTTCACCAAACAGCTCGAGCGTGCCGGATATGGTGGAATGATCATGAACCGCACACCCATGGGCACCCAGATAACTCTGTTAGCAGAGAAACCGGGAATGGTCATAGGTAAAGGTGGAAAGACCATACAGCGTCTTACCCGGGATATGTCATATCTCTTCAACGTGGACAATCCACAGATAGAGGTACAGGAAGTTAAAGTACCTGAACTCAATGCTCAGATGATGGCAAACCGCCTGGCAAATGCCCTCGAAAGAGGATGGTATTTCCGGAAGGCCGGGCACAATATGCTTAGCCGTATCATGGAATCCGGAGCACTGGGCTGCCAGATCATAATTTCCGGAAAACTTACCGGTCCCCGTTCAAGGATTTCCAAGATGGTCGACGGTTACATTAAACATGCAGGTAAGCCAGCTGAAGAGCTGGTAGATACTGGTTATGCCATGGCAGTGAAAAAACTGGGCGCAATCGGTTGCTGTGTACGCATCGTACCTCCTGGCACAGTACTTCCCGGCAAGTTCCATATGCTCAAAGAGACTGCTCCTGTGGCACCTGAAATTGCTGGACCTGAGGCAAAGAAAAGCATAAAAGAGGTAGTAGAAAAGGCTCCTGATAAAAAGAAGGCTGAAATGACTAACCTCAGACAGGTCGGCAGTATATGGGAGCACAGGCATGATGATATGGACTGGCATCCTATGTCCAGGCCACACGATGCACCCGCAACTGCCAAACCAGAAAAGGTTGGTGAGGCAAAGTCTTCAAAAGGGACCAGTGTGGGTGACGAGATACCAGCTAAACCATTGGCTGGAACTGTCGCACAGCCAGAGAGTGAAAAATTGGTTAGTGAGCAGACACGCATGAACAACGATGTTGAAGAGCACAAGCATGAAGGCTACGATTACTGGCATCCGTCCAAAAGGGTGCACAAGGCAGACGGGGATGATGAGTAA
- the rpl14p gene encoding 50S ribosomal protein L14, which yields MRGMKANIPRALNAGARLDCVDNTGARQVEIISVKRYRGVKNRHPKGGIGDMLVVSVKKGTPEMRKQIMKAVVVRQKKEFRRPDGLRVSFEDNAVVITDDEGIPKGTEIKGPVAREAAERFTKIASVASIIV from the coding sequence ATGAGAGGTATGAAAGCAAATATACCACGTGCCTTGAATGCAGGTGCCAGGCTTGACTGTGTTGATAATACAGGTGCCAGGCAGGTAGAGATCATATCTGTGAAGAGATATCGTGGTGTGAAGAACAGGCATCCCAAGGGTGGCATAGGTGACATGCTGGTGGTCAGTGTTAAGAAAGGCACGCCAGAGATGCGCAAACAGATAATGAAAGCCGTCGTAGTGCGGCAGAAGAAAGAGTTCAGGCGACCGGACGGACTGAGAGTATCTTTTGAGGATAATGCTGTGGTTATCACGGATGATGAAGGCATACCTAAAGGTACAGAGATTAAGGGTCCTGTGGCCCGGGAAGCTGCAGAGCGGTTTACTAAGATCGCATCAGTTGCTTCAATTATAGTGTAA
- a CDS encoding 30S ribosomal protein S5: MAYGYETEWIPRTRLGTLVKEGQVTSMEEALQSGLPIREPQIVDALLPELKEEVLDINMVQRMTDSGRRVKFRAVVAVGNEDGFIGMGQAKDAQVGPAIRKAIDIAKLNISGVKRGCGSWECVCGTEHTVPFEVEGKVGSVKVILKPAPRGLGLAAGKTAKTVMQLAGIKDVWTRTEGQTRTTLNFAKATYEALKRTAVIRTRGAK; this comes from the coding sequence ATGGCATATGGTTATGAAACAGAATGGATTCCCAGGACAAGACTGGGAACGCTGGTTAAAGAAGGCCAGGTTACCTCAATGGAGGAGGCACTGCAATCAGGTCTTCCTATCAGGGAACCACAGATCGTGGATGCACTTCTTCCTGAACTGAAAGAAGAAGTCCTGGACATTAACATGGTCCAGAGAATGACCGACTCTGGTCGGCGAGTAAAGTTCAGAGCCGTAGTGGCTGTAGGTAATGAAGATGGTTTTATCGGTATGGGCCAGGCAAAGGACGCACAGGTCGGGCCTGCAATACGCAAAGCTATTGACATTGCCAAGCTTAATATTTCAGGAGTGAAGCGAGGTTGCGGTTCTTGGGAATGCGTTTGCGGGACTGAGCATACTGTTCCTTTCGAGGTTGAGGGTAAAGTGGGTAGTGTCAAGGTGATATTGAAACCTGCTCCACGTGGCTTAGGACTGGCTGCAGGAAAGACTGCAAAGACGGTTATGCAACTGGCAGGTATCAAGGATGTCTGGACCAGGACCGAGGGTCAGACCAGGACCACCCTGAACTTTGCCAAAGCTACTTACGAAGCGCTGAAAAGAACAGCAGTAATACGTACCAGGGGTGCAAAGTAA
- a CDS encoding 50S ribosomal protein L15, translating to MKKNVSKFRGSRTCGGGTSKNRRGGGSRGGRGNAGGCKHHFVRNYLNGLAYGKHGFKRPQKMLIYTPIVNVGELDELAEQLVLDGQAQKEGDMYHINLAELDIDKVLGGGMVTKSIVLTVSQCSERARSKLEEAGGSVVEYISSKMEQLPEPKEPLELADE from the coding sequence ATGAAAAAGAATGTATCCAAATTCAGAGGTTCACGGACATGCGGAGGAGGTACTTCCAAGAACCGGCGTGGCGGTGGCAGCCGTGGAGGTCGTGGCAATGCAGGTGGATGTAAACACCATTTTGTGCGCAACTACCTCAATGGACTTGCTTATGGAAAACACGGGTTCAAACGCCCGCAAAAGATGTTAATCTATACGCCCATAGTGAATGTCGGTGAACTGGACGAACTGGCTGAACAGCTGGTATTAGATGGTCAGGCGCAAAAGGAAGGCGACATGTACCATATTAATCTGGCAGAACTGGACATTGATAAGGTGCTTGGTGGCGGCATGGTAACTAAATCCATAGTGCTGACTGTTTCACAATGCAGCGAGAGGGCAAGGTCCAAATTGGAAGAGGCCGGGGGTAGCGTTGTGGAATATATATCGTCGAAAATGGAACAACTTCCAGAACCAAAAGAACCTTTGGAACTGGCTGATGAATAA